CGACTTCGACAGCTGGGGCCAGCTGTGGGACGCCCATGCCGTCTCCAACCACCTCTACGGCGTGTCGCAGGCGGCGTCCACCGTGCAGATCCTGAGCCCGAGCAGTGACGCCGGCCAGGGCCTGGCGAAGGCCGGCGTCCCGATCAACATCAGCAGCGCCACCGACTACTACAGCCTGCTCTCGATGTTCAACCAGCTGCAGGCGGCGGGTCCCGGGTTGAGCCCGGCGGCCATCGCCAGCGCAACCCCGGACATTCCCCAGGGGACGGGGTCGTTCGGCACTTGGCACTTCGGGAGCACGCACACGGCCATCATCGACGCCCGCGAGATCTGGTGGAACGGCGGCGCCAGCTCTCCCGCCGACCACAAGACCGGCACGTTCGAGGAGCTCTACGGCGGCAAGCGGTTCGTGTTGGGCCAGTACCCGTCGGGCCAGCCGCCGTTCTTCCAGTGAGCCCCGCCGTCCGGGACCGGCTGTCCCCGGTGTCGGAAGCGGCCCGCCGCGCCTCCGACACCGTCTCGTCACGCCCCGCGGCACGCGCCGCCCTGTGGTTCGGGGCCGCCGCCGCCCTGTGGCTTGTCCTGGCCGCCGTCCTTCCCCACGGGGCCCCACCCGGCGTGGTGGTGCAGGGCGTGGTCCTCGGGGCCATCAACGGACTGGTCGCGCTGGCCATGGTCCTGGTGTGGCGCTCCAGCCGCATCCTCAACTTCGCCGCGGCCGACATGGGCGCGGTGGCGGGGGTGCTGGCGATCGAGCTGCACATCAAGCTCAACCTCAACTACTTCGTGTGCGTGGCCACGGGCGTCGTGGCGGCCGCCGCCATCGGAGCGGTGGTCGAGGTGTTCATCCTGCGCCGCTTCACCAACGCCCCCCGGCTGATCGTGTCGGTGGCTACGATCGGGATCTCCCAGGTTCTCTATGGCCTCTCGGTACTGATCCCGGTCGAGTGGAACAAGGGCAACAACTCGGGCAACTTCACCACGCCCTTCAACGTCCACTTCACGATCTCCCCGGTGCTGTTCAACGGCAACTACGTGGTGGCGATGGTCCTCGTGCCGATCGTGATGGTGGCCCTGACCCTGTTCTTCCGCTACAGCAGCTACGGGGTGGCCATCCGCGCCGCCGCCGACAACGGGGACCGGGCCCGCCTGCTCGGCATCCCGGTCAAGCGCCTGTCGACGATCATCTGGACCATCACCGGGATCCTCTCGGCCCTGGCCATCCTGCTGCGGGTCCCGATCCAGGGCTTCTCGGCGTTCGACAGCGTCTCGAGCAGCGGCACCGAGCTGTTGTTGTTCTCGCTCACGGCCATGGTCATCGCCAACATGACCAACCTCCCGGTGGTGGTGCTGGCTTCGATCGCCCTGGGGGTGCTCGACTCGCTCGGCGCCTGGACCTTCCAGAACTCGAGCCTCGTCGACGCCCTGCTGCTCGTCGTGATCCTCCTGGCTCTGTTCGCCAAGCGCCAGAAGCTGTCCCGGGCGGCCGACACCGGGATCACGACGTGGCAGATGATCAAGCAGGTGCGGCCCATCCCCCCGGAGCTGATGCGGTTCCGGCAGGTGCGCCGGGCCGGCACCGGCGTCCGTCTGGCCGTCCTGGCGTTTGCCGTGACCCTGCCCCTGTGGGAGACGCCGGCCCACACCATGCTGTCCTCCCTCATCCTGCTGTACGCCATCGTGGCGGCGTCGCTCCTGATCCTGACCGGCTGGGGCGGGTTCATCTCCCTGGGCCACGTGGCCTTCATGGGCCTGGGGGCGGGCACCGTCGTGAGCCTGATGGCCAACGCCGGATGGAGCTTCTTCCCCGCCCTGGCGGCGGGGGCGGCGGTGGCGGGGGTGTTCGCCTTCATCCTCGGCCTGCCGGCCCTGCGCATCGGCAGCCAGATCTACCTGGCCGTCGTCACCCTCGCGCTCGCCGCCACCTGCGCCGACTACTTCTTCGTCCCCAAGTACTTCCCGTGGTTCGCGACCACCAAGCAGATCACCCGGGCCCCGATCTTCGGGCGCCTCGCCGTCGACACCGACCAGCAGTTCTACTTCGTGTGCCTCATCGCCCTTGCCGTCGTCCTGGCTGCCGTGCGGGGGATGCGCAACAGTCACGCCGGGAGGGCCAGCCTGGCGACCAACGACAACCGCCAGGCCACGCAGTCCTTCGGGATCAACACCACCCGGCTCAACCTGTTCGCCTTCGCCGCCTCCGGGGCGCTGGCGGGGCTGGCGGGGGGTCTGTTCGCCGTACTCGACCAGGGATTCTCCACCGGCTCCTTCGACACCAACGACGGGCTCAACTTCTTCCTGATGGTCGTGATCGGCGGTCTCGGCTCACTCCCGGGGGCGGTCCTCGGCGCCGTGTACGTATACGGAGCCGCCTACCTGCTCCCGAGCGGAGGT
Above is a genomic segment from Acidimicrobiales bacterium containing:
- a CDS encoding ABC transporter permease — encoded protein: MSPAVRDRLSPVSEAARRASDTVSSRPAARAALWFGAAAALWLVLAAVLPHGAPPGVVVQGVVLGAINGLVALAMVLVWRSSRILNFAAADMGAVAGVLAIELHIKLNLNYFVCVATGVVAAAAIGAVVEVFILRRFTNAPRLIVSVATIGISQVLYGLSVLIPVEWNKGNNSGNFTTPFNVHFTISPVLFNGNYVVAMVLVPIVMVALTLFFRYSSYGVAIRAAADNGDRARLLGIPVKRLSTIIWTITGILSALAILLRVPIQGFSAFDSVSSSGTELLLFSLTAMVIANMTNLPVVVLASIALGVLDSLGAWTFQNSSLVDALLLVVILLALFAKRQKLSRAADTGITTWQMIKQVRPIPPELMRFRQVRRAGTGVRLAVLAFAVTLPLWETPAHTMLSSLILLYAIVAASLLILTGWGGFISLGHVAFMGLGAGTVVSLMANAGWSFFPALAAGAAVAGVFAFILGLPALRIGSQIYLAVVTLALAATCADYFFVPKYFPWFATTKQITRAPIFGRLAVDTDQQFYFVCLIALAVVLAAVRGMRNSHAGRASLATNDNRQATQSFGINTTRLNLFAFAASGALAGLAGGLFAVLDQGFSTGSFDTNDGLNFFLMVVIGGLGSLPGAVLGAVYVYGAAYLLPSGGWSFLATGIGVLIVLMFFPGGLGELVFRVRDWFLRRFAERHGVLVPSLLADVRTDTYSPSGQDAPDDVEATLAHGLAAVEPSPSEPTPLPLEPVGERR